Proteins from one Kazachstania africana CBS 2517 chromosome 1, complete genome genomic window:
- the SSB2 gene encoding Hsp70 family ATPase SSB2 (similar to Saccharomyces cerevisiae SSB1 (YDL229W) and SSB2 (YNL209W); ancestral locus Anc_2.41), whose protein sequence is MADGVFQGAIGIDLGTTYSCVATYESSVEIIANEQGNRVTPSFVAFTPEERLIGDAAKNQAALNPMNTVFDAKRLIGRRYDEESVQSDMKTWPFKVVDDNGAPMIEVEYLGENKTFSPQEISSMVLTKMKEIAEAKIGKKVEKAVITVPAYFNDAQRQATKDAGAISGLNVLRIINEPTAAAIAYGLGAGKSDKERHVLIFDLGGGTFDVSLLHIAGGVYTVKSTSGNTHLGGQDFDTNLLEHFKAEFKKKTGLDISKDARALRRLRTAAERAKRTLSSVTQTTVEVDSLFDGEDFEASLTRARFEDLNAGLFKSTLEPVEQVLKDAKISKSQIDEVVLVGGSTRIPKVQKLLSDFFDGKQLEKSINPDEAVAYGAAVQGAILTGQSTSDETKDLLLLDVAPLSLGVGMQGDIFGVVVPRNTTVPTIKRRTFTTVGDNQTTVQFPVYQGERVNCKENTLLGEFDLKNIPMMPAGEPVLEAIFEVDANGILKVTAVEKSTGKSANITISNAVGRLSSDEIEKMVNQAEEFKAADEAFAKRHEARQRLESYVSSIEQNVTDPVLSSKLKRGAKTKIEAALAEAMAALSIEDASEDDLRKAEVGLKRVVTRANSSR, encoded by the coding sequence ATGGCTGACGGTGTTTTCCAAGGTGCTATTGGTATCGATTTAGGTACTACATACTCCTGTGTTGCTACTTACGAATCTTCCGTTGAAATTATTGCTAACGAACAAGGTAACAGAGTTACTCCATCTTTCGTTGCTTTCACCccagaagaaagattaatTGGTGATGCTGCTAAGAACCAAGCTGCTTTAAACCCAATGAACACTGTCTTCGACGCTAAGCGTTTGATCGGTAGAAGATACGATGAAGAATCTGTTCAAAGTGACATGAAGACTTGGCCATTCAAGGTCGTTGATGACAACGGTGCCCCAATGATCGAAGTCGAATACTTAGGTGAAAACAAGACTTTCTCTCCACAAGAAATCTCTTCTATGGTTTTAACCAAGATGAAGGAAATTGCTGAAGCTAAGATCGGTAAGAAGGTCGAAAAGGCTGTCATCACTGTCCCAGCTTACTTCAACGATGCTCAAAGACAAGCTACCAAGGATGCTGGTGCCATTTCTGGTTTAAACGTTTTACGTATCATTAACGAACCAACTGCCGCTGCCATTGCTTACGGTTTAGGTGCTGGTAAGTCTGACAAAGAAAGACACGTCTTAATCTTCGATTTAGGTGGTGGTACTTTCGATGTTTCCTTATTACACATTGCTGGTGGTGTCTACACCGTCAAATCTACTTCCGGTAACACCCATTTAGGTGGTCAAGATTTCGACACTAACTTATTAGAACACTTCAAGGCtgaattcaagaagaagactGGTTTAGATATCTCTAAGGACGCCAGAGCTTTAAGAAGATTAAGAACTGCTGCTGAAAGAGCTAAGAGAACTTTATCCTCTGTCACTCAAACTACCGTTGAAGTTGACTCTTTATTTGATGGTGAAGATTTCGAAGCTTCTTTAACCAGAGCTAGATTCGAAGACTTAAACGCTGGTTTATTCAAGTCTACTTTAGAACCAGTTGAACAAGTCTTAAAGGATGCCAAGATCTCTAAGTCTCAAATTGACGAAGTTGTCTTAGTTGGTGGTTCTACCAGAATTCCAAAGGtccaaaaattattatctgaCTTCTTCGACGGTAAgcaattagaaaaatctATTAACCCAGATGAAGCTGTTGCTTACGGTGCTGCTGTCCAAGGTGCTATCTTAACTGGTCAATCCACTTCCGATGAAACCAAGGacttattattattagatgtTGCTCCATTATCCTTAGGTGTTGGTATGCAAGGTGACATCTTCGGCGTTGTTGTCCCAAGAAACACCACTGTCCCAACCATCAAGAGAAGAACCTTCACTACCGTTGGTGACAACCAAACCACTGTTCAATTCCCAGTCTACCAAGGTGAACGTGTTAACTGTAAAGAAAACACTTTATTAGGTGAATTCGACTTAAAGAACATCCCAATGATGCCAGCTGGTGAACCAGTCTTAGAAGCCATCTTCGAAGTTGATGCTAACGGTATCTTAAAGGTCACTGCCGTTGAAAAGTCTACTGGTAAGTCCGCTAACATTACCATCTCTAACGCTGTTGGTAGATTATCTTCCGATGAAATCGAAAAGATGGTCAACCAAGCTGAAGAATTCAAGGCTGCTGACGAAGCTTTCGCTAAGAGACACGAAGCTAGACAAAGATTAGAATCTTACGTTTCTTCCATTGAACAAAACGTCACTGACCCAGTCTTATCTTCTAAATTAAAGAGAGGTGCTAAGACCAAAATTGAAGCTGCTTTAGCTGAAGCTATGGCTGCTTTAAGCATTGAAGATGCCTCTGAAGATGACTTAAGAAAGGCCGAAGTTGGCTTAAAGAGAGTTGTCACCAGAGCTAACTCTTCTCGTTAA
- the MER1 gene encoding Mer1p (similar to Saccharomyces cerevisiae MER1 (YNL210W); ancestral locus Anc_2.40): MRLLRTIDFNSLVDNCVQNGARLKDAKSGHVPIESVNDILNKLKVGDSYQLKRFSHDKTYLCFLLNFWSFKSVISNNKLLQSYVYAVSRFQYTELEVMCSSDDTIIESLIKRQRIKLKASNRVCIEELLLTSEIDISDDSYTVTLHGATIPAILCDIKKNILKFRSDIPEPVTQFYLNSDQGFFLNYLENLYEVTPHPKTSLNCIETHDIDLTKQKISFLIGKNGTRIEQIRDSSGAIIKIIPLPRKLKLKEQNCPDSVLQTISLTGEPCNIAMALSLIASQLQSLYYIEKP; this comes from the coding sequence ATGAGGCTGCTACGGACCATagattttaattcattagTTGACAATTGTGTTCAGAATGGTGCTCGACTAAAAGATGCCAAATCTGGTCATGTTCCTATAGAAAGCGTTAACGACATTTTAAACAAACTAAAAGTTGGCGATTCGTACCAGTTAAAGAGATTTTCGCATGATAAGACGTACCTATGTTTTTTGTTAAATTTCTGGTCATTCAAGAGTGTAATTTCTAACAATAAGTTGTTACAAAGTTATGTGTATGCAGTTTCAAGATTTCAATATACAGAACTTGAAGTTATGTGTTCTTCCGATGACACGATCATAGAATCATTAATAAAAAGACAGCGTATCAAGCTTAAAGCTAGTAATCGCGTGTGCATCGAAGAATTGCTTCTAACTTCCGAAATAGACATCAGCGACGACTCATATACGGTAACACTTCATGGAGCGACGATACCAGCGATCCTCTGCGATATtaagaagaatattttaaaattcaGATCTGATATTCCTGAACCAGTGACCCAATTTTATCTAAACAGTGATCAGGGTTTCTTTCTTAActatttagaaaatttatatgAAGTAACTCCGCACCCTAAAACGTCATTAAACTGCATAGAGACCCATGATATTGATCTTACAAAACAAAAGATCTCCTTTCTTATTGGCAAAAATGGAACTAGAATAGAACAAATTAGAGACAGTTCAGGCGCAATAATCAAGATAATTCCACttccaagaaaattgaaattgaaggaaCAAAATTGTCCTGATTCGGTGCTACAAACAATATCCCTTACTGGGGAGCCATGCAATATTGCCATGGCACTTTCACTAATCGCTTCTCAACTTCAGTCGCTCTACTACATTGAGAAACCGTGA
- the KAFR0A07800 gene encoding dolichyl-diphosphooligosaccharide--protein glycosyltransferase subunit 4 (similar to Saccharomyces cerevisiae OST4 (YDL232W); ancestral locus Anc_2.37) codes for MSDSQLNTLAITSGLIMMTLIVVYHTISSSNKK; via the coding sequence atgtcCGACTCTCAATTGAATACTTTAGCGATTACTTCAGgtttgataatgatgactTTGATTGTTGTGTACCATACCATCAGTTCATCCAATAAGAAATAG
- the MRX7 gene encoding Mrx7p (similar to Saccharomyces cerevisiae YNL211C; ancestral locus Anc_2.36), whose product MRRPPRSLEEWLYYKLINSVEFNRFVTRIHHKINGIKDTPQFNAKPQISPLLYKPSKFQKINAFRILFWDELKGTLGFKRTANKFFKD is encoded by the coding sequence ATGAGACGGCCTCCTAGAAGTTTAGAGGAGTGGTTGTATTATAAACTGATCAATAGTGTTGAATTTAACAGATTCGTCACCAGAATACATCATAAAATTAACGGCATCAAGGATACACCACAATTCAATGCTAAGCCACAGATCTCGCCATTACTGTACAAACcttccaaatttcaaaaaattaatgcATTCAGAATATTGTTTTGGGATGAATTGAAAGGAACTCTTGGCTTCAAGAGAACTgcaaacaaatttttcaaagattaa
- the VID27 gene encoding Vid27p (similar to Saccharomyces cerevisiae VID27 (YNL212W); ancestral locus Anc_2.35), protein MNIVRKFMDSGNKYDIISIPSGTFNLLRSKRSPKSSLECIYNASSLSIRENGQYSYDLVVRKVNDDHESNIDDDNEDFSDDSTSVLSLQSKKKKEDEWIFTFDESLQFKKVWNKVGNVTFIWNNYNGDEPDEKVQFVIAPDIPLNDVDEFLQLLYRCHYETKYNRSALKASKTDIQDIELLVNTVEQDEDSSDDEFQDANETMNLRSFKSVLHPPPQHVPKGEQLCLLSAGLYLFDPLEEKFLLQEDPVKVSLTETGKYEFWLAMEGTQLRMGTEVSPNINPTFEAVRLGFIFNYDFQGITLSYMIKFKDINKFMKFQRNWSRCLWMFLNKENWDKLNEKEKQYILDPAALLDKQLEEILTLDDNSASRTESGNSQSEEESDEDDEDEEEHSRMIVSSSSFDDSSIPSTIRSEGNRSLTVAFRNNRSYVVRGDKIGVFKTEDDDNGLEFVAAIKNISGLNGERLDPQNPMLYMEDRSMILSDNTNKNKLYKMDLERGKVIEEWSTGDKNVVQYGPTKKFDQMTAEQTLLGVSQKNIFKIDPRLSEKNKIVQDQSKEYATKYNFSSLGTTENGYIAVGSEKGDLKLYDRLGIRAKTAIPSLGQPIRYITVSADGKWLLATCESSLLLMDLTVKTGKNSGNVGFLKSFPSAENVKTYILKISPEHASYMVTSMKRSIKFTKAYFNTGVGQKEEMILTSNGPFAISWSLSKILANEQNPYTVKRYNSDIIEDNFEFGTDKKVIVALKDDVSLSKIKSFKHPSKSVLIPKENINDFYGK, encoded by the coding sequence ATGAATATTGTGCGGAAGTTTATGGATTCAGGTAACAAGTACGACATTATCAGTATTCCATCAGGAACCTTCAACCTATTGAGATCAAAAAGATCACCAAAGTCATCTTTAGAATGTATTTACAATGCGTCTTCATTGAGTATTAGAGAGAATGGTCAATATTCATATGACCTCGTGGTTCGTAAAGTGAATGACGACCATGAAAGTAATATTGACGACGACAACGAAGATTTTTCAGATGATTCAACTAGTGTACTTTCATTACaatccaagaaaaagaaggaagaCGAATGGATTTTTACCTTCGATGAAAGCCTACAATTTAAGAAAGTTTGGAATAAGGTCGGTAATGTTACCTTTATTTGGAATAATTATAATGGAGATGAACCGGATGAGAAAGTTCAATTTGTCATAGCACCAGATATTCCTTTGAATGACGTTGATGAGTTTCTACAATTGCTATATCGTTGTCATTATGAAACAAAATACAATAGATCAGCTCTAAAGGCTTCGAAAACGGATATCCAGGATATTGAACTGCTTGTTAATACTGTAGAACAAGATGAGGATAGTTCAGATGACGAATTCCAAGATGCTAATGAAACAATGAATCTACGAAGTTTTAAGTCTGTCCTCCATCCTCCTCCACAACATGTCCCAAAGGGTGAACAGCTATGCCTACTTTCAGCTGGATTATATTTGTTTGATCCCCTAGAggagaaatttttattgCAGGAAGATCCTGTTAAGGTTTCTTTAACTGAAACTGGAAAATACGAATTTTGGTTGGCCATGGAAGGAACTCAGCTAAGAATGGGTACTGAAGTATCACCAAATATAAATCCAACTTTTGAAGCCGTCAGATTAGggttcattttcaattacGATTTTCAAGGTATAACGCTTTCTTACATGATCAAGTTTAAAGACATAAATAAGTTCATGAAATTTCAGAGAAATTGGTCTAGATGTCTATGGATGTTTTTAAACAAGGAGAACTGGGATAAGCTTAATGAGAAGGAGAAGCAATATATCTTGGATCCTGCTGCCCTTCTTGATAAACAActggaagaaattttaactTTAGATGACAATTCTGCGTCCAGAACTGAATCAGGCAATTCTCaatctgaagaagaaagtgatgaggatgatgaagatgaggaGGAACATTCCAGAATGATAGTATCCTCATCAAGTTTTGATGATTCTTCAATCCCAAGTACCATACGTTCAGAAGGTAATAGGTCACTAACCGTTGCTTTTAGGAATAATAGATCATACGTTGTAAGAGGTGACAAAATTGGTGTCTTTAAAACTGAAGACGATGATAATGGTTTAGAATTTGTCGCAgcaattaaaaatatatccGGTTTGAATGGGGAAAGATTAGATCCACAAAATCCCATGCTTTACATGGAAGATCGTTCTATGATTTTGAGTGATAATACAAATAAGAATAAACTGTATAAAATGGACTTAGAAAGGGGTAAAGTTATTGAAGAATGGAGTACTGGGGATAAGAATGTTGTGCAATATGGACCAACCaagaaatttgatcaaatgACAGCGGAACAAACACTGTTAGGAGTGTCTCAGAAaaacattttcaaaattgacCCCAGATTAAgtgagaaaaataaaatagtaCAAGACCAATCCAAAGAATATGCTACAAAATATAACTTCAGTTCATTGGGTACGACAGAGAATGGTTATATTGCTGTTGGTTCCGAGAAAGGTGATCTAAAGTTATACGACAGATTAGGTATACGAGCAAAAACAGCAATACCATCATTGGGTCAACCAATTAGATATATTACTGTTTCTGCAGATGGTAAATGGTTGTTAGCCACTTGCGAGagttcattattattgatggATTTGACTGTCAAGACAGGTAAAAATAGTGGTAATGTTGGTTTTCTAAAATCGTTTCCTTCCGCTGAAAATGTCAAGACATATATACTCAAAATTAGCCCAGAACATGCAAGCTACATGGTCACATCTATGAAGAGAAGTATTAAATTCACCAAAGCTTATTTCAACACAGGAGTGGGCCAAAAGGAAGAGATGATATTGACGTCCAATGGTCCATTTGCAATTTCTTGGTCTCTATCTAAGATTTTGGCCAATGAACAAAACCCTTATACCGTCAAAAGATACAATTCTGACATTATTGAGGATAATTTTGAGTTCGGTACTGATAAGAAAGTTATTGTAGCTTTGAAAGATGACGTTTCATTGTCAAAGATCAAGTCTTTCAAACATCCAAGTAAGAGTGTTCTAATACCAAAAGAGAATATAAACGATTTTTATGGTAAATAG
- the RRG9 gene encoding mitochondrial ribosome assembly protein RRG9 (similar to Saccharomyces cerevisiae YNL213C; ancestral locus Anc_2.34), which produces MHCTRLSMIRSVHSFNNVQAGKKFVPIKKAIEFVNSSGKNENLEATSPQWERHKAAIKKKTGGQRWNPNKKLSREQMEGIRLLKKQFPKMTASDLGSRFKVSPEAISKILKSKWHPNDSEAQKLQARWKKRGEKIKNLYKENPLGLDRKLVLTHDKSAQEIRFRVVLPEQLNNSTRNSKDKEKQFHKKRNGKLHLLENLISK; this is translated from the coding sequence ATGCATTGCACGCGATTATCTATGATTCGATCTGTACATTCTTTCAACAATGTACAAGCAGGGAAAAAATTTGTTCCAATCAAGAAAGccattgaatttgtcaATTCTTCTGGTAAAAATGAGAATCTAGAGGCGACTTCACCTCAATGGGAAAGACATAAAGCTGCAATTAAGAAAAAGACCGGAGGACAGAGATGGAATCCCAATAAGAAGCTGTCCAGAGAGCAAATGGAGGGTATTAGATTGTTAAAGAAACAATTTCCGAAAATGACCGCGTCTGATCTCGGTAGTCGATTTAAGGTGTCACCTGAAGCAATTAGTAAAATTCTCAAATCTAAATGGCATCCCAATGACAGTGAGGCGCAAAAACTACAAGCCAGgtggaaaaaaagaggtgaaaagattaaaaatCTATATAAAGAGAATCCGCTCGGCTTAGACAGAAAATTGGTGCTAACACACGATAAATCAGCTCAAGAAATTAGGTTTCGAGTAGTTTTACCTGAACAGTTGAACAACTCAACgagaaattcaaaagataaagAGAAACAATTCCATAAGAAACGGAATGGAAAGTTAcatttattggaaaatctCATTAGTAAATAG
- the PEX17 gene encoding Pex17p (similar to Saccharomyces cerevisiae PEX17 (YNL214W); ancestral locus Anc_2.33), which yields MSPNLLNDIKWPDESSIVRRRYQHPTLVALRSLFHNIGILSSLGYLILLFVVQPCLAEQFRQRNELAVTTLLRLRALVSTLQKRLKVSPVTILGFNQHDKYIERATQTDNDSTAPSQTKGYLTDINEKLRQAAQVLEVQNLLDGNQSDRNTVAGLTFQMKLLVDQVELTDQSKVVNGKCRDVIDNLRTIKGTYVNGGRMK from the coding sequence ATGTCGCCTAACCTGCTGAATGATATAAAATGGCCTGATGAATCTAGCATTGTACGAAGACGCTACCAACATCCGACGTTAGTGGCTCTTCGAAGCCTCTTTCATAACATTGGAATTTTGTCGTCTTTAGGGTACTTGATCCTTCTATTCGTTGTTCAGCCATGTCTTGCTGAGCAGTTTAGGCAAAGGAATGAGCTAGCTGTAACTACTCTTTTACGCCTACGAGCGTTAGTTTCCACTCTTCAAAAGAGGCTAAAAGTCTCGCCAGTGACGATCTTGGGTTTCAATCAACATGATAAGTACATTGAAAGGGCTACTCAAACGGATAATGATTCGACCGCTCCGTCACAAACTAAAGGATATTTGACAgatattaatgaaaagttaAGACAAGCTGCTCAAGTATTGGAGGTTCAGAATTTACTAGATGGCAACCAAAGCGATAGAAATACTGTGGCTGGCTTAACTTTCCAAATGAAGTTGCTTGTTGACCAAGTGGAATTGACTGATCAATCGAAAGTGGTAAATGGTAAGTGCCGGGATGTCATCGACAACCTTAGGACAATTAAAGGAACGTATGTGAATGGTGGAAGgatgaaatga
- the KAFR0A07850 gene encoding LIM domain-binding protein (similar to Saccharomyces cerevisiae YDL233W; ancestral locus Anc_2.32) produces the protein MAKGHRTNSQEHGLAPSDKNRIHRGYVYVPQYKQSHLAQNLPISAQSVSESVSDQMAKLKTELSRSATNAASPIINGNMYKNSSHTQEEVASQQIYNGQFSDEFRVQKENKDFPKKAVPFEINTVSNQLNVASKYIMDMAKIQIYNIISTLNDFQKAVWTNDDWNNFLGIFFTSTAGVDLILPAASKVRHLHLVPNIMALIASEGKKQNVVRIGVCAGKIETGFVNDTTIYFTISRCTFKYYYSDGSYMTSYLQCKGYLDLRLKVDWVEITVQGFVPGIDWGALEVLSQNGDFIRQVLKTVTFSENGFPKDSIKLLSSKFQVFAQMSGSGINNGMMRILQVNSVMTQLMALKIYQEEQKIGSPLLALRSYIKEVQKEEQNIHANSK, from the coding sequence ATGGCCAAGGGGCATAGAACTAATTCACAAGAGCATGGTTTAGCACCTTCAGATAAAAATCGCATCCACCGTGGATATGTCTACGTTCCTCAGTATAAGCAGTCTCATTTAGCGCAAAATTTACCTATAAGCGCTCAGTCAGTGTCTGAGAGTGTTTCGGATCAGATGGCCAAACTGAAAACTGAGCTTTCGAGAAGTGCAACTAACGCTGCATCGCCGATTATTAACGGGAATATGTATAAGAACTCTTCGCATACGCAGGAAGAAGTAGCTTCTcaacaaatatataatgGGCAGTTTTCTGATGAATTTCGAGTTCAGAAGGAAAATAAggattttccaaaaaaagCAGTAccatttgaaatcaatacTGTCTCAAATCAACTAAATGTTGCTAGCAAGTACATTATGGATATGGCgaaaatccaaatttaCAATATAATCAGTACGCTGAACGATTTTCAAAAGGCGGTTTGGACCAATGACGACTGGAATAACTTTTTGGGAATATTTTTCACGTCAACAGCAGGAGTAGACCTAATATTGCCTGCTGCTTCTAAAGTAAGACATCTTCATTTAGTCCCGAACATAATGGCACTTATAGCATCAGAGGGTAAAAAACAAAATGTTGTAAGAATCGGAGTGTGTGCAGGTAAGATAGAAACTGGTTTCGTTAACGACACTACCATTTATTTTACAATATCACGCTGCacattcaaatattattattcagATGGAAGCTACATGACCTCGTATCTCCAATGTAAAGGTTACTTGGACCTTCGTTTGAAAGTTGATTGGGTGGAAATAACAGTGCAAGGTTTTGTTCCTGGAATAGATTGGGGTGCATTAGAAGTTTTATCTCAAAATGGCGACTTCATCCGACAAGTTCTGAAAACAGTCACATTTTCTGAGAATGGTTTTCCCAAAGATTCTATCAAGCTCCTGTCCTCAAAGTTCCAAGTCTTTGCACAAATGTCTGGGTCAGGAATAAATAATGGGATGATGAGAATACTTCAAGTAAATAGCGTCATGACACAGCTGATGGCACTGAAGATATATCAAGAGGAACAAAAAATAGGGAGCCCTCTGCTGGCTTTAAGGTCATACATAAAGGAAgttcaaaaagaagaacagAATATTCATGCTAATAGCAAGTAG